The Anaerolineales bacterium region TCGCTTTAACCGTTAACATGTTTGCTCTTCTCCTCTTTCCAGGCGTTCAAGAGAAACTCCAAATTATCTTCGATGATCCGCTCGATGCCACGCAAGTCACTTTTTCGAAATCTGCCTTCGCGCGCAACTCTTACAGGGTCAAGCCAGAATTTGGCTTCGTTTCCTTCTCTGATAACGTGAACATGAGGAGGTTCATTTGCCACGTCCGCTTGATAGAAGAAAAATTTGAAGCCAGCAACGCGAAGGACAACGGGCATGAGCGCTCCAGATGATGAGAGATGAAAATATTATAGCACTTCCATCAAATAGAGGCACTATGAATAAATGAATTTGCGGAGGGAGGATGCGTGTCGGCTTTGCCCGCCAATCTCCCATCTTTCTACCTTTTTGGCAAGAGCCGCCGTTTCGCAAAATACAACAACAGGACTGAATACACTTGATGGAA contains the following coding sequences:
- a CDS encoding DUF4160 domain-containing protein, giving the protein MPVVLRVAGFKFFFYQADVANEPPHVHVIREGNEAKFWLDPVRVAREGRFRKSDLRGIERIIEDNLEFLLNAWKEEKSKHVNG